GTAGTCGCTTCCCACTATGTTCCTCTaggtatgcttagatctttgaaaCAACGCAACTAACGATTACGATTTTGAtgaggatttttttaatagatagagtgattcaagaggaaggtttaagtatatatataatttattatggttttatcagAGCGAAACTGTGACGAGTTGCTAATATCTTATAAGGTATCtagaaaatgttatataattatgttagtTTATCAGATGGTACAGTTTGTATCGCTTATAATGAACATACATACCAAGGTTTGTTTTAAAACCTTACCAACActacttcaaaataaaatctactaTCATTGATGTATGTACaagataaagtaataaaaaaatgcaatgtattgtataaacattttcttgtattaaatcaaaataaaatattcgtagtcgaatttttgtttttcatttttaaaattcacccTAACATTATGTACtcttacataaaaacaacatttttctgGTATTCTAGATCATCAACCAGATAATAATACAGTTATGTTTCTCTAGACTTTTCTTggaaatacctattttataatgaaaatatacaatcgtcattgagttttatttaaatttcacaaatagattttatgacaaggtattatacattatatttattacggtTACATTAATACTTATCAAAAGCGTAATATACAAGTGctacaaattataaacaaaacagaTATGAAAATACACGATAAGATCTTTAGAATATGAAGACAGTTAATTAGATCAAATCTAATTAGAAGTATTTTGGCTACAAGAGTTGAGAAGCGTTTACGGAAAAACAAAGTGCAGAAAATATAAGGAATcgtcaatatataaatcattcCTAGTACGTGCTGAAGAAATATGATGTCTTTCTGCATTCTAGACATTTTCTGTAAGAGTCAAAGCTCTGCAAATATTGGACAGATTGAGTAGCGCGCAGTTAGGTATGTTTTATCTGGTAGATAAGTTTGGTACAAACAGTTCATTACTGTCAAAGACACGCATGAGTTTAAATGTAATCCTGCGCAATTTTCCATCTCTGGCAAAAACGAAACTCATGGCAAAAAGGCAGCGATTATtggtattttgttaaaaatatttcgaaaaagtgttaaaatgaaagaaaatagcGAAAAGCTACCACCATTAGTGCAAGAAGAAAAGGaagtagaaaaattaaaagatgaAAACGCAACTGAAGAAACGCCGTTGAAAACATGCGAGGATGtagaaaaaaaggaaaacaaagAGAAAAAGTTAACGATTATGGAAAggttaaaaatcataaaagcCAACATCACAGTTGAGCCTATAATGGCATGCTATGTAATGCCAAGTGTACTGGCATCATTGGCGACGCAAAATTTAAACTTGGAGAAGGCATGTCGggttaatttgaatttttctaCTGAAGTTTGCGATGCTCTTAATTTAAGGCAAACTGAAAACTATACTGAGTATGAAACACAAGTACAAACCTTGACCGCTAGCGTTCAAGCTTGGAAGAATGTAGTTCAGACTGCTATACCTGtattgttaatattgtttgttggGGCTTGGAGTGACAAAACTGGGAAACGAAAAGCATGTATCATGCTGCCTATAGTCGGAGAATTCTTAACCAGTATtggttttattgtaaatacttattacttttaCGAGTTACCAGTCGAAGTTGCTGCAATGACGGAGGCAATATTTCCTGCTATCACTGGAGGCTGGTTTACAAACTTTATAGGAGTATTTAGCTACATTAGTGATATAACTACTGAAGAAGAAAGAACTTATAGGGTCGGAATagtaaatttatgtatgtctTTAGGTTTTCCAATAGGTAGCGCGTTAAGTGGAGTTCTATTGACATGGCTCGGATATTACGGAGTGTTTTCAATATCAACTGCTTTGTACGTGTTTAGTTTGTTTtatggttattattatttagaggATCCAAAGAGACCTGCAATAGAAGAAAAGAGTCAAAACGTAAGTTTTAATCACATTTGATTATTTCCGAGACTATTTTAGacaattattttgtctatCCACTGACTACAACATTTGTGGTCAGttagttttctattttctttcGACGCAAGATGGCTTATACGccaaatatattgtttaaagtcaaatgtattgttttagaCGAAAGGTGGATTTATTGGATTCCTTAAGGAATTCTTCGATGTATCACTGGTCATGGACACTTTTCGGGTTGCATTCCATAAAGGAGCTGGGAACCGAAGGCTGAGGGTGGCCATGCTTCTTATATCAGTGTGTGTGATCTTTGGTCCAATGCATGGtaagaaatatattcaattcGTTTCTTCCTATCTACACTAATATTGTATGTCAAAGTTTCCCTGTCCACAAAATGAGTAATAGATGTAATTTTAGACTGTTTTGTGggctattttttaaagttaccaAATATTAATGCaccatatataaaataatgaaaataaaaaaaagttgtccAGTACAAGTTCGGTAGTATTTTGAAGGCagaatgtatataaaatctcCATAATAAGACGAtgttgaattaattatttttcgaatattACAGAAACTAGTGTTTTATCCCTAACTACGTTCAATtggtagttttatttaaatgacgCCTTGACTGAGATGACCTCTAAAGGAAACCTCAAAAAAATttaacggttttttttttcgagatTCGAAACAGTACGAAGCCATATGAAAGAAAGGCCGCcagttaacaaaattattgagcataatataatataataatttaatcatgCAAAAGTGACATTGACAAAATTTTGCcgctttaaataatattccattataaaaataaatttcgttgAATCCTTAAGAGCCTTGGAGACTTCAATGGCGCAGACAAAGCTCGGTtgataaaaatgattattttccttaaaataacaattttattcccTTTAGGTGAagccaaataatattatttaagagaTTAAGATCCAAGATGTAATGAAAGCAAATAAGCACAACgtatttaagtacttaaaggcgggaatttgtttatttgagcgatttttaatttatttttgtggcaCCAAAATAATGAGACGACCACAAAACTGCGGTCGGTATTGTCAtcatgtgattttatttggttttaccTGAAACCTATCctggggggctaccatgaaatataaatcacGTAGCACGCCATTGCGTCCATACGATCTCTCTTTTTGAACACGATAagagaaaaagagacagcaagTAACGTTTCGTGGTATGCCTTCTGCTTTCATCCTTATCACGATCTTTTCAAATAAGCTGAAGCCATGTGATTTTGCAGGTGAATACACTGTTCTCTATCTATTCGCCCGGTTCAGATTCAACTGGGACGAGGTGCAATACAGTCTGTGGTCTACGTACGCCATTACGACTAATTTATTAGGTAAGATTAGTTTATTActaaactagcgacccgccccggcttcgcacgtgtGCAATATATgcatgttacatatatatatataaaccttcctctgaaatcattataaaaaaatccgttgcgtaattttaaagatctaagcaaacagagggaagcgactttgttttaaaatttatataatgatttaaGTCTAAGTTGTTGAAGATcctatttctgaataaatgcgtTCATGTCCACAGGCACAATGTTCTCAATCAGCCTGTTCAGCAACTACATGAAGTTGGATGACACGCTGCTCGGCATCATATCCTGCGTCAGCAAGATCATGGCTTCCTTCGCCTACGCCTTCGCTAGGAACGATCTCGAAATTTATATGGGTAAGTTTCATTCTTATAAGCGTATTATATAAAGATGTATTACATCTTAAACCTGAACTCCTAATGCTGATAAAGCCTAAGGAGTTCAGAATTAAGATCATACCAATTACAGCGATTtcccagggtccactttcctactttttgtCATTGGCATACCTAGTTATCAGACCAATTACAATTCACATAGCACATCTTTGGGTCCGTTCGACAATTTTAAACGTCGAATTGATGCAAAGACGTGTACTTGTTCCATAGTAGGCCCCCCAGGTCATAGTgacatgttattatttttatattgttaagttGTGTCTTAAAAGTTATTCACGGGTCGTGGCCCGGTCCTTTGAGACGTAGATCTAACATGTAGAGGCGATTTCTAAAACGTTATGGGCACGAACCATAGCATAGCATGTACACTATCGAAGAACAAAATTGATACTACAATGTAttgttttgaattattttgttattattgccTTTTACACCTGTACAcagttcataaaaatattttgactttgcttttgaactgaaatttcaaaatacctAGTTATGCAAAACAGTTATACTTGCGTCGTCTGGTTTTACTTAGCATATATTTAAGTCAGAGATTATAGGTGAAATGTACGTTTGTATGAAAACTTTGTGCCGCATAAGCTCGTAAACACAAATTCTGGAAACTTCGCTGCACCCGGCTCTGCTGCGTTTTGAATTATGCAGTCATATTTgaatactgtttattttataaaaatcggttTTCAAGAGCGTCATTTTTGTTCGCAAGAGCGTCATTTTTGTTGGCCCAGGTAGACAGGACGAGCGTTTTTCCGCacgttaaaaaaaaggtaGACAGATGTGGATGGCCTTTTTACGTTTTCcgtgacgacctccgtggcgtaATGTTCACGCCCGTCCGCTGCCTGCCTGGAGGTCCGTCCTGGGATCGATTTCCAGGGCAGGCAAATATGTATTCGTGTCAtattcatgtggttttcagtGTCTTGTAGTATTTTATGTCAGTATCCAACAGACCCATAGTACCAACTCGGTGATTGTTATTTAgtgttttatataagtactactAAGTAGttatttgatgttttattttattcgaattaaataatatatatacacactTCACTTATGATGAGGGATATGTTATCAAAATTCAGGATATTTTTACTCAGTGCAAGATTATTTATAAGCGAATTTTgcattcacaaataaaatcaaagtttACACTTCATTTACCATAGATTAATTAACCGTCGAACGAGTCATTGACATCAAAAGACAACAGATAAGTTTAAATACGTGTActaattaaaaacaagatAACCTTGAGAGATACTATTGATAAACTTCGAtcagtaaatttaataaagaagaaCTGAACGCTTCAAACTGCATGTTTCTTGATAGCATATTAGCCATACAAAATTATCTTAACACGATAACGAGACGTACTATACACAGCGCAAATTACCTAACTTCAGAAGGTAATTtaccaatttaaatttaccctatgtccttctccatactttaaactacatatatgcaaaatttcaagaagattggttgaatagtgaagagttaacaaacaaacaaacttagtttcgcatgtataatattagttaggactaacttatattatatacctgttacctcttcacgctctatctactcaactaatcttgttgaaattgtgcgtacatgtagtttaatgtatggagaaggacacagTGTACTTTTCATCCTGGAAGAATAACTGTTTctgtgggaaatttacgcgggcgaagccgcggacaataGCTAAAAATTGTGATAGAAATCGATCCGattgtttttaacaaactgccagattattttaaaacattcgagattttgacatttctatcagaattttatttatcaacgcTGTATTTTGTCAGTTACCAGCTTATGTTGATTCTTTGGTCTTACGAGATGATGTAGCCTACTTCGGCTTTCTGTcagtttctctctctctctctctctctctcaagTCTCAAATCAGGATTCgattttatatagaaacatTATTAAAGTATTGATAGCACATGAGCAATTCGAAactgtggtggtgtaatggttaagacgcccgcctgtggatcaaaaggtcccaggttcgaatcctactcgtgccacatgagtttgtatacaaatctaaCTCATGTCTAgcagttttcatcgatcaccacttgcttctggtgaagtaaaacatagtgaggaaacctgcacactggttggttattattaacttgtgtgtgaaatggagaaggcaatggcaaaacactccattaataatgccaaaaaagttgttgtgtatgtttcattccacgtaatgaccacgaccctcagccacgaggaatacgactatgaagaagatagttaaagtatataaatactagGTATGCAGCTATATCTAGATATATCTAGAtgtaataatacatacatgcataccTTTTTTGCAGCTGATAGCTGCATACCTTTTTTTGattgctatttattatttattttaatccacACATTTGTCTTACACAtcttttttgtgtttaaaaaacattatcattatcCGTTGTCTTGCCTCGTCTGTGATAAAATACATAGGAAAATTACATACTATAACACACAATCACAATGAACTCATATAGTACACAAATATTGACAAATTGCACAGTTACAACTGTGTTTCAACACACAAATAACATATGAGCGTATTTCAATCACGTATCGaatcacaatatttaataGCAAATAACATTGCTGATACAACTTATTgagtgaatttaaaataaaattttattagtacaTTCGAAAACGTGTAAAAACTTTGAAAGGCATGAAGTATAAAATGCAGTTCTGTTTAAACATTGCACTGCTTTATCGTACTACTTATCACACTGTCtactaatataaaacttaaaataataaaacataggtctttttttaggttttcatataaaatgtggactatttttgtttttgctatcaataaataattggcgctttttttattttattctttttttataaaaccttGTCAATATGGCCAGACATTTAATGATTCCACAAGAAGACAAAGACCACTAAATACATATTCATACCTTCTATACATAAGGAGAAACAGGACAGTATACATTTTGTTCTGTCTGTTTCTTATACAAAGGTAGTCTACCGAGACCTACCGGATTTATTGAATAGTTCTGAATCATTTTCTGTAGCTACTAATTACACAGTTTGTCtttgccatggatttagtaagtacggTCTTTGCAAATTCATAAAAGTGAAACAAAAGATCTTCGATCATCAACGatgtagtaatatttattgttcacaGCACCACTTCTAGAG
This sequence is a window from Plodia interpunctella isolate USDA-ARS_2022_Savannah chromosome 6, ilPloInte3.2, whole genome shotgun sequence. Protein-coding genes within it:
- the LOC128670870 gene encoding proton-coupled folate transporter-like produces the protein MKENSEKLPPLVQEEKEVEKLKDENATEETPLKTCEDVEKKENKEKKLTIMERLKIIKANITVEPIMACYVMPSVLASLATQNLNLEKACRVNLNFSTEVCDALNLRQTENYTEYETQVQTLTASVQAWKNVVQTAIPVLLILFVGAWSDKTGKRKACIMLPIVGEFLTSIGFIVNTYYFYELPVEVAAMTEAIFPAITGGWFTNFIGVFSYISDITTEEERTYRVGIVNLCMSLGFPIGSALSGVLLTWLGYYGVFSISTALYVFSLFYGYYYLEDPKRPAIEEKSQNTKGGFIGFLKEFFDVSLVMDTFRVAFHKGAGNRRLRVAMLLISVCVIFGPMHGEYTVLYLFARFRFNWDEVQYSLWSTYAITTNLLGTMFSISLFSNYMKLDDTLLGIISCVSKIMASFAYAFARNDLEIYMAPLLEILNGTSFIAMRSIATKLVSGKEFGKVNSLFGLAEATMPLVYGPLYSRVYMATLNVLPGAVFLLGSFLILPAVFIFIWLYFEHKKDKKEITEQLEDVKTVNTEKCSSS